AAACATGACCATTGCGATCTTCTGCTTCAGGCTGCTTTCCCATCTGTTCAATATCATACAGATTTTCACTTTCATCAAAAACACAGTCACGTTGGGAATACCTTCTTATGTAGTTGTGTAGTGTCATTGTTGCTATAACAATTTTCACTTGTTTGTCAAATGGATAAGTAGGCATGTCCCGTAGAATATTCCATCTTTTTTTCCATACTCCAAAAGTTCGTTCAATAACACTTCTGAGGGAGGAATGTGCATGATTGAAAACCTCTTTATAACCTGTTGGTTGGGCACCTCTGCGAAAATCTGGAAGATGGTACCTTTGACATTTATACGGTCCTAAATACCCTTTGATTTGTGGGTATCCTGCATCCACCACATAGTATTTCCCTGAACAATAGAAGGTATTATGATTACATTGTAATTCAAGTGTATAAAGTGCTTAAATGAACATATGCAAGAGTTTTGTTTTAAACACAATTACCATTTGGAGGTTTAGGAAAATTCGAGGTTGGATTTTGAACTGCTGATTGAAATACCCTTGTATCGTGAGCAGTGCCTTCCCATCCCACACATGCAAAAGTGAATTGCATGTCAAAGTTGCATACAGCCATTATATTCTGAGTAGGTATCCCTTTTCGACCAATATATGGTACTTGCTCAGAAGGTGATATTTTGGCTTGAACATGTATGCCATCTATAGCTCCAATACAATCCTAGCAAAATTATAAACAATAACTCAAATGAGTTTGTGTCAACAAAAAAAGACTAAAAAAGAGTAGAAAGATGCAAAACATACCTTGAAATGAGGCATGTATCTAGAATCTCCCAATATTTCTGCTAGAGTATTCTTGAACTCAGGATCAAGAGGTTTTATGAGTTCTGTTGCCATAACACAAATCACATCCAGTAATTCACTAAAATATCTGCTAAAGTAAATATAAAGTAATGAAATGTATCATAATCTACCTGTATTTTATTTTCCACCATTCCTCAGATGCATCAACAGTGTTCTTAGTAGGATTCCAACCTAGGCCAGTGTCCTTCCCAANNNNNNNNNNNNNNNNNNNNNNNNNNNNNNNNNNNNNNNNNNNNNNNNNNNNNNNNNNNNNNNNNNNNNNNNNNNNNNNNNNNNNNNNNNNNNNNNNNNNATCGAAAAACAAATTGACGGCCTGTATTTTGTCCGGTTCAGGTATATAACAGAAAAACGCAAGTTTGAGGGCTTTAACGATCACCAAATTGGCTGAAATTTTGCAGAGATGATCTACACAAGATGATCTAGATATGTCTAGAATGAAGTTTGTGGAAATTTGATCGGGAAGTGGTGCAAAAAATAGAAATCCGCACCAAAAATTTTGGTGCGGACGTCCGCACCTGATAGCTGTGTATATATATGGAACCTACTAGCATTGGAAATCACGTTCAAGCAAGCTAGTGAAAGCACTCTGAATATTAATTAACAATTAATTGTATTACATATACTCGAAATTTGTTGACACCAAACCTCTAAACACATATTTATCTGGTTCTAGTTTGTTCATTTAAGAGTAACATGATGCACATATGCCCGAGGTAATATCTTTCTGTCAAATCAATAGTTGGTAGTTGTATGCTTTCCAAAAGGAATCGAAAGAGAAGATGATAGAAAGCTCGTTGATTTCAAAAACTCAAGCTGATACTGCTTATTTCATTGAGTAGCTGACTATCAATTATCTCAAAGCATGAGAAAATTAAGATGGGGAAAGACCTAATTCTTGTAGGGCAGAAAGAGAGATATGCATTCTTCTTACATATATTGTTCAATTACTATTATATTAGTTTGCGTATTCAACAGCTTCTTCCTCTCTTCTTTCAAAAGTTAATTGCGTCTCTTCAATCGCATAGATTGTTGGACCGATCGATTTGTTGAGGTTTTGTTCTCAGAAATTAACATATTCAGTTGCAGACATTGTGCTTTCTACTGTGCTTGACTGGAAAAAGCATGTCGAATTATAAAGGATGCATGAATTATTGGAAAAGTTATATGAGTCAAAAGCGATAGTGAAGAGGAACAACAACCCTCCTGCATTCTCACAGTTGATGCGCATGCGCAGGAGGACCAGATAACCCTACTCACACCTTTTGTTTTAAAAAGGACCAATTTTAGTTTACATTTTTGAGCTTTCGGACGACGTGATGTTAATCTATGTAGTTTTAATTTAATCGGTAACTCTCTTGTATACTTTTTAATTTCATCAAACTATATATAATTTCTTAAACTTCATTCAAATTGAACATCAAATTAGATGTTCGAGACACTGGCAGATCCAGCCCAAGGTTTAACTAAGCTGGAGCCCAGGTCAGATTTAGAGAAATAAATCCCGTAGTATATATCCACCTAGCATAAAAGTTGACATTGCAAGTTTGGTATAGAATGTTTGCATACTTCCGGCTCACCCGGGTTTGAGTCACAACAACATATGCCTCTTTTCTTTTACAATTTTGCATCTCATTCCTCTTATTTTCTTAAATTGTTTTTTTTCCTTAATTAACTTTCTCATTGCATAATCATCTCAAATTGGACAATAGATCTTACTTCTATACGGTTTTGAATCTATTGAGACTGTAGGGTCTCAATTCCTTAGGTAATTAATACATAACATTCTTTTGGTGATGTTAAGAATTTCTTTTCATATTTTTGGTGATGTATTTAAGATTTTTTTTTTTCCAGTAATCAATTAAATGGTAATTTTAGATACCTAATCTTCTTTAGTTAGTTTGCGGTGGATTCTCTAATCACTTCAGTCATCAAGGGAAAAAAAAAATTACAAGCCCTACCCGGTTTCCAATCCTGAATCCGCCACTAGTTGGAGGCCCTCAATTGTATATAATTTAGTTTACGCCAAAGAAGATTTATATATAACTTCCTCCATTGATTCTTAATTTCATCAAAACTGTAATTTGTCAGTTGATCTTAAAGAGACATGCATGATACAACAAGCTAGTTAACAACAACTAAAATTACTATACACTCGTAAGTTCGGATCGATTGTCGATCATGATCGGCCAGTACGCCAACATAACATATATGAATATGAATATGACATGCACGATTCGTTAACATGAACAAGTTAGATGTATCGTAGCCAAAAAATTAGGCTAGTGCAGGTTTTATATATATATCATCAATAGCTCGATCATCGACCAAGACATTTCACCTACAACACTCGGATATATGAAACACGAAATATTCAAAAGATTCTCCAAAATTTTCCTTTTCCTTTCGGTTTTGTTTCTTTAGTGCGAAGCACACTCACTCATAAGCTACTCAACACTTCTCCAGCTGATCTTGACATCCAACGCTCACTTCTGATAGAATTGACAGAACTAGAAACCCCATATGTCGAGAGAAAGGCATACACTTGACGTGTAATGAGAATTTGCATGCATGGACTCTCTCTCTCTCTCTCCCTCTCTCACACACACACACACAGCACCAGCTCCTTGTTGTTGACTACGAGTCGCCCAAACATTTCAGACGACCGGTTTAGGTCTTCTCCTCTGTTCTTTGGCCGAAATCGATGACTCAGTCAAATAGTCAATGCAGGAGCAGAGCAAAAAGTCGCATAGTCCATGCCATGCAACTAAACAATGAAAGAGAAAAACCAACGTGCAAAACTGCATTATGGACTAATAAAGGTGGTTGCATCTCAACTTCCTGCAGCTTATAGAAAATGGTGCTTCTCTGGGAAAGAACCCAAACCCCAATTTCATTCAGAGGTGCAGCTACTCTATCCCTCTGCCAATCTGCCATGTTGGTGAAGAAAAATTTTAGCCCCTCAATCATTCATTTTCTTTCAAAACTTCCAGCTGTATGAAACTATGAATGATAGGATTACTAGGGAGACTTTTAAAGAGTTTAATCCCATAACGTTTGGCTTGATAGCTACTGATCTCATTATCAGTAATGTTTAAGGGTCTAATGAGTTTCCAAACCCTAAACCATAAACACAAAGAAACTTCAGTAGTTGGTTTTCAGTATTTTCTTCATTCCGCTAAATATGGTGAAGTGTGGATGCTCGACTTAGGGTTGAATTGAAAGAGGTCTTGAAGAAAAGGTTAGACGAAAATGCATGTTTGGAGTTTAGCGAGCAAGTTGGGATTTCTCCCCAAACGTATGTGGCAAGTGGCAAGGGGTTTTACCAGACTCTATGTTTTGGATGGAGGAAAGACTTGGTTGTTTGGCTTGAAAA
The window above is part of the Fragaria vesca subsp. vesca linkage group LG2, FraVesHawaii_1.0, whole genome shotgun sequence genome. Proteins encoded here:
- the LOC101311074 gene encoding putative nuclease HARBI1-like, whose product is MADWQRDRVAAPLNEIGVWVLSQRSTIFYKLQEVEMQPPLLVHNAVLHVELIKPLDPEFKNTLAEILGDSRYMPHFKDCIGAIDGIHVQAKISPSEQVPYIGRKGIPTQNIMAVCNFDMQFTFACVGWEGTAHDTRVFQSAVQNPTSNFPKPPNGKYYVVDAGYPQIKGYLGPYKCQRYHLPDFRRGAQPTGYKEVFNHAHSSLRSVIERTFGVWKKRWNILRDMPTYPFDKQVKIVIATMTLHNYIRRYSQRDCVFDESENLYDIEQMGKQPEAEDRNGHVSREMEALRNSIAASLMGTPI